A genomic region of Streptomyces sp. R33 contains the following coding sequences:
- a CDS encoding glycoside hydrolase family 71 protein, producing the protein MSSHRRRRGFRGRPLLTLLAAAFLLVGVCAATGIAWDPFARASGQDGAAASAIGTPWSAGTGTGSGSPTPDATGQAPPAPGGSPGGEDQSPGSAAGAGDADGQRPAGALPFDLPAPAALRTGGAGRKLVFAHYFTPYPLSLDNASADADYYTRNYLDPGGENGKHERYGGLLRDRPLPVRPKGGNWERANLEQEVRTARAAGLDGFTLDMLSLSGPNRDRAHLLMEAAHAVDPAFKIMLMPDMTSLNTDDPGVLADAVAALGKAPAAHRLGDGRLVVSPFKAEAKDVAWWTKVLDLLKSRHGIRTAFVPTFLDFDANSARFAPISHGFSEWGSRSYVGQDSATRDVQRAHGMGKIWMQPVSVQDARPNQGIYDEAGNTATLRSTWTHAIDDGADWVQLTTWNDYSEGSQFAPSLHNGYAYLDLSSYYLTKFKTGSWPEIVRDTLYVSARTQFAAADPTGSQSLVMSLRKGSAAPRDTVEVLSFLTAPATVRTAVGTARDEHEAPAGIHSALLPLRPGTSSAVVVRDGKPGAEVKLPYAADRTVKVQDLQYYAVTSGRD; encoded by the coding sequence ATGAGTTCGCACCGCCGCCGCCGGGGGTTCCGGGGCCGGCCGCTGCTGACCCTGCTCGCCGCCGCCTTCCTGCTCGTCGGCGTCTGCGCCGCCACCGGCATCGCCTGGGACCCGTTCGCCCGTGCCTCCGGCCAGGACGGCGCCGCCGCTTCCGCGATCGGCACGCCCTGGTCCGCCGGCACCGGCACCGGCTCCGGGAGCCCCACGCCGGACGCCACCGGCCAGGCCCCGCCCGCCCCCGGCGGCAGCCCGGGCGGTGAGGACCAGAGCCCGGGCAGCGCTGCCGGCGCGGGGGACGCCGACGGTCAACGGCCCGCCGGAGCCCTGCCCTTCGACCTGCCCGCACCGGCCGCCCTGCGTACCGGCGGCGCGGGCAGGAAACTGGTGTTCGCGCACTACTTCACCCCGTACCCGCTCTCGCTGGACAACGCGAGCGCCGACGCCGACTACTACACCCGCAACTACCTGGACCCGGGCGGGGAGAACGGCAAGCACGAGCGGTACGGCGGCCTGCTGCGCGACCGGCCGCTGCCCGTACGGCCCAAGGGCGGCAACTGGGAGCGTGCCAACCTCGAGCAGGAGGTGCGCACCGCCCGCGCCGCCGGGCTCGACGGGTTCACGCTCGACATGCTCTCCCTGTCCGGGCCGAACCGGGACCGCGCCCACCTCCTGATGGAGGCCGCCCATGCGGTCGACCCCGCGTTCAAGATCATGCTGATGCCGGACATGACCTCGCTGAACACCGACGATCCCGGCGTGCTGGCCGACGCCGTCGCCGCCCTCGGCAAGGCCCCCGCCGCGCACCGCCTCGGCGACGGCCGGCTCGTCGTCTCCCCGTTCAAGGCGGAGGCGAAGGACGTCGCCTGGTGGACGAAGGTCCTCGACCTCCTCAAGAGCCGGCACGGCATCCGCACCGCCTTCGTCCCGACGTTCCTCGACTTCGACGCCAACAGTGCACGGTTCGCGCCGATCAGCCACGGCTTCTCCGAGTGGGGCAGCCGCAGCTACGTCGGCCAGGACAGCGCCACCCGCGACGTGCAGCGGGCCCACGGCATGGGCAAGATCTGGATGCAGCCCGTGTCGGTCCAGGACGCCCGCCCCAACCAGGGCATCTACGACGAGGCCGGCAACACCGCCACGCTGCGCTCCACCTGGACGCACGCCATCGACGACGGCGCCGACTGGGTGCAGCTCACCACCTGGAACGACTACTCGGAAGGCAGCCAGTTCGCGCCCTCGCTGCACAACGGGTACGCCTACCTGGACCTTTCCTCGTACTACCTGACCAAGTTCAAGACGGGCAGCTGGCCGGAGATCGTCCGCGACACGCTGTACGTCTCCGCGCGCACCCAGTTCGCCGCGGCCGACCCCACGGGCAGCCAGTCGCTGGTGATGTCCCTGCGCAAGGGCAGCGCCGCACCCCGCGACACGGTGGAGGTGCTCAGCTTCCTGACTGCCCCGGCGACCGTCCGTACGGCGGTGGGCACGGCCCGGGACGAGCACGAGGCTCCGGCGGGCATCCATTCCGCGCTGCTCCCGCTGCGCCCGGGCACCAGCTCGGCGGTGGTGGTCCGCGACGGCAAGCCCGGCGCGGAGGTGAAACTGCCCTACGCGGCGGACCGCACGGTGAAGGTCCAGGACCTGCAGTATTACGCCGTCACCAGCGGGCGGGACTAG